A window of Strix aluco isolate bStrAlu1 chromosome 11, bStrAlu1.hap1, whole genome shotgun sequence contains these coding sequences:
- the GLYCTK gene encoding glycerate kinase has protein sequence MSLREHALSLFRSAVATVQPAPMLKRAVKLQGDRCPHLLVKGQAFPVKRDLYLVGFGKAVLGMAAAAEEILGDHLVRGIINVPLGIQESLQRAGMQEMLLKPHSKIQVIEGAKNNLPDPEALKGTAAIQELAEGLAADDLLLVLISGGGSALLPAPIPPILLEEKEKLTKMLASRGAAIQELNVVRKTLSLLKGGGLARLAYPARVVSLILSDVIGDPLDIIASGPTAASSHSVQDCLRILAKYNLLHNLPKSVETVLSCSPTKPTALEDYSHVCNIIIGSNTLALDEAKRQAEGLGYAALILSTAICGEVGHIAMLYCQLIRLVCLSFAGLGEGPLSDEVRGNLLQLAAELEIPGLNLAEFLQALQGLGPERPVCLLAGGETTVQLQGTGKGGRNQELALRVGLGLHRAQATEGSSPPGRCEIIFLSGGTDGQDGPTEAAGAFCSPELVDEALQEGLDAEAFLSNNDSYTFFSQFQGGRHLLVTGLTGTNVMDIQAILIRATERSRELPLQISRCI, from the exons ATGTCCCTCCGTGAGCACGCACTGTCCCTCTTCCGCAGCGCAGTGGCCACCGTCCAGCCGGCCCCGATGCTGAAGAGGGCTGTGAAGCTCCAGGGAGACAGATGCCCTCACCTGCTGGTGAAGGGCCAGGCCTTTCCAGTGAAGAGGGACCTGTACCTGGTGGGTTTTGGCAAAgctgtgctggggatggctgcagcagcagaagagatcCTGGGAGACCACCTCGTTCGGGGGATCATCAACGTGCCACTAGGCATCCAGGAGAGCCTGCAGCGAGCAGGAATGCA GGAGATGCTCCTGAAGCCACACAGCAAAATCCAGGTCATCGAAGGTGCCAAGAACAACCTTCCAGACCCAGAGGCTCTGAAGGGAACAGCTGCCATCCAGGAGCTGGCTGAGGGCCTGGCTGCAGATGACCTGCTCCTTGTGCTCATCTCAG GGGGTGGATCAGCCCTACTGCCTGCTCCCATCCCTCCCATCCTCCTCGAAGAGAAGGAGAAACTCACAAAGATGCTGGCTTCCCGAGGAGCTGCCATACAGGAGCTGAATGTTGTCCGGAAGACTCTGTCCTTGCTGAAGGGTGGAGGGCTGGCCCGGCTTGCCTATCCTGCACGG GTGGTGAGCCTCATCCTTTCTGATGTGATCGGTGACCCCCTGGACATCATAGCGAGTGGGcccactgctgccagctcccacAGCGTGCAAGACTGCCTTCGGATACTCGCCAAATACAACCTGCTGCACAACCTGCCCAAGTCAGTGGAAACGGTCCTGTCCTGCTCTCCCACCAAGCCCACTGCTCTGGAAGACTACTCCCACGTTTGCAACATCATCATCGGGTCAAATACGCTGGCATTAGACGAGGCCAAACGCCAAGCCGAGGGCCTGGGCTATGCAGCTCTGATTCTGAGCACAGCAATCTGCGGGGAAGTCGGTCACATTGCCATGCTGTACTGCCAGCTGATCCGGCTGGTCTGCCTGAGCTTCGCTGGCCTTGGAGAAGGGCCCCTGAGTGATGAGGTGAGGGGGAATctcctgcagctggcagcagagctAGAGATCCCAGGTTTGAACCTTGCTGAGTTCCTACAGGCCCTGCAAGGATTAGGGCCTGAAAGACCAGTCTGCCTCCTGGCCGGCGGAGAAACCACAGTTCAGCTTCAAGGAACCGGCAAGGGAGGGAGGAACCAGGAGCTGGCCCTGcgtgtggggctggggctgcacaggGCACAGGCTACAGaaggcagcagccccccagggaGGTGTGAGATCATCTTCCTCAGTGGCGGAACGGACGGGCAGGATGGGCCGACGGAGGCGGCAGGGGCCTTCTGCAGCCCGGAGCTGGTGGATGAGGCGCTGCAGGAGGGCCTCGATGCAGAGGCCTTTCTCAGCAACAACGACTCTTACACGTTCTTCAGCCAGTTCCAAGGTGGGCGTCACCTCCTGGTGACAGGCTTGACGGGTACCAATGTCATGGACATCCAGGCCATTTTAATTAGAGCCACAGAGAGATCACGAGAGCTCCCTCTGCAGATATCCAGATGCATTTAA